A genomic stretch from Alosa sapidissima isolate fAloSap1 chromosome 3, fAloSap1.pri, whole genome shotgun sequence includes:
- the arl6ip1 gene encoding ADP-ribosylation factor-like protein 6-interacting protein 1: MAEGDNKSANLLAQETAQLEEQLQGWGEVILAGDQVLRWEKPWFPGLLIGVTTVIFTLIYYLDPSVLTGLSCTVMIMCLADYLVPTLAPRVFGSNKWTTEQQQRFHEICSNLVKTQRRVLGWWKRLFALKEEKPKMYFLSVISSLVAVAWIGQQVHNLFLTYLIVSFLLLLPGLNQHGIISKYAGMAKREINKLLKQKEKKNE, from the exons ATGGCAGAAGGCGACAACAAAAGTGCAAATCTTCTT GCTCAGGAGACTGCTCAGCTTGAAGAGCAGTTGCAGGGATGGGGGGAGGTGATCTTGGCAGGGGACCAGGTCCTGCGCTGGGAGAAGCCATGGTTCCCTGGACTTCTGATCGGTGTCACCACTGTCATCTTCAC GCTGATCTACTACTTGGACCCCTCTGTGCTGACCGGACTGTCCTGCACAGTGATGATCATGTGCCTGGCGGACTATCTGGTGCCCACACTTGCTCCAAGAGTCTTCGGCTCCAACAAGTG GACGACGGAGCAGCAACAGCGCTTCCACGAGATCTGCAGCAACCTGGTGAAGACGCAGCGTCGTGTCCTTGGCTGGTGGAAGCGCCTCTTTGCCCTCAAGGAAGAAAAGCCCAAGATG TACTTCCTGTCTGTCATTAGTAGCCTGGTGGCAGTGGCCTGGATCGGACAGCAAGTCCACAACCTTTTCCTCACTTATCTGATCG TGAGTTTCCTGTTGCTCCTGCCTGGTCTCAACCAGCATGGAATCATCTCCAAGTACGCCGGCATGGCTAAGAGGGAGATCAACAAACTGCTGAAacaaaaggagaagaagaatgAGTAA